One part of the Bacillota bacterium genome encodes these proteins:
- a CDS encoding nitrogenase reductase yields MPKLLVGGRGGSGKSTLVTLLARRLGEKERVLVVDADESNLGLGTMLNLQPPEKTLMDHLGGKPAVREKLMAAIRGQGDEVIQLFAEKITLDNLPEECMYREGQVAWMQVGKIEHVMEGCACPMGALARAFLNHLAVGDGEWVLVDTEAGVEHFGRGVLEGVDAVLMVVDPSHDAVVLAEKAASLAREAKKDFGVALNKVDEKTEPVLKEMLAAKGIEIKGVFPYSPAIARASLLGGPLEGGTMQEEVDRLVSWIEEMLKRN; encoded by the coding sequence ATGCCTAAATTGCTTGTTGGCGGCCGGGGCGGCAGCGGGAAGAGCACACTGGTGACCCTGCTGGCGCGGCGGCTGGGAGAAAAGGAAAGGGTGCTGGTGGTGGATGCCGACGAATCGAATTTAGGATTGGGTACAATGTTAAATCTGCAGCCGCCGGAAAAGACGTTAATGGACCACCTGGGGGGCAAGCCGGCGGTAAGGGAGAAGTTGATGGCTGCCATCCGGGGTCAGGGCGATGAAGTTATTCAGCTTTTTGCCGAAAAAATCACTCTGGACAACCTGCCGGAGGAATGCATGTACAGGGAGGGGCAGGTGGCCTGGATGCAAGTGGGCAAGATCGAGCATGTCATGGAGGGGTGCGCCTGCCCCATGGGTGCGCTGGCGCGGGCCTTCTTAAACCACCTGGCGGTGGGAGACGGCGAATGGGTCCTGGTTGACACCGAGGCGGGGGTGGAGCACTTCGGACGGGGAGTCCTGGAAGGTGTGGATGCCGTGCTGATGGTGGTGGATCCTTCCCACGATGCAGTCGTCCTGGCCGAGAAGGCTGCAAGCCTGGCCCGGGAAGCGAAAAAGGACTTCGGAGTGGCACTGAATAAGGTGGATGAGAAAACAGAGCCTGTTTTAAAAGAAATGCTGGCGGCGAAGGGCATCGAGATCAAGGGCGTTTTCCCTTATTCCCCGGCCATAGCCCGGGCAAGTCTGCTGGGGGGTCCTCTGGAAGGAGGCACCATGCAGGAAGAGGTAGACAGGCTGGTGAGCTGGATTGAAGAGATGTTGAAACGAAACTAG
- a CDS encoding ATPase: MDIFKVLDEFESIIQSSKKVPMTGKILISEEVLLDFLDRIRTILPEEIRQAKLLSRERERVIQEAREEAERILAEVREEVNRLTSESELTKQAQAAAEEIVSQARRVAREIRNGATEYADEILRQLEGSLDQNLSVIRRAREELSQMK; the protein is encoded by the coding sequence GTGGATATCTTCAAGGTCCTGGATGAATTTGAAAGCATCATCCAGAGCAGCAAAAAGGTGCCGATGACCGGTAAAATTTTAATCAGCGAAGAAGTGCTGCTTGATTTTCTAGACCGGATCAGAACAATTTTACCGGAGGAAATTCGCCAGGCTAAATTGTTGAGCAGGGAAAGAGAAAGAGTAATTCAAGAGGCCCGCGAAGAGGCAGAACGGATCCTCGCCGAGGTTCGGGAAGAAGTTAACCGCTTGACCAGCGAAAGTGAATTGACGAAACAGGCCCAGGCAGCAGCCGAGGAAATTGTTTCCCAGGCAAGACGCGTTGCCAGGGAAATCCGCAACGGGGCAACGGAATATGCCGACGAGATTTTACGTCAGCTTGAAGGGAGTCTAGATCAAAACCTCTCTGTCATCCGCAGGGCGCGGGAAGAACTCAGCCAGATGAAGTGA
- the rsmD gene encoding 16S rRNA (guanine(966)-N(2))-methyltransferase RsmD has translation MEKLRVIGGIAKGKRLKTRKSKDLRPATDFVREALFNIIAPRVPNSIFLDLFAGTGSIGIEALSRGAQEVVFVEKDPQNADLIQENLKITRFLAQAQIYRCDAFKALNLLKKREYGFDLIFVDPPFRQGLVAPTLNCLYRLKLLRPGGLIITRSAFGEEITANRLPVREERYGDSVLRFYSGE, from the coding sequence GTGGAAAAACTGCGCGTGATCGGCGGAATTGCGAAGGGAAAACGGCTGAAAACCAGAAAGTCGAAGGATTTGAGACCCGCGACTGACTTTGTCAGAGAGGCTCTTTTCAATATCATTGCCCCACGGGTGCCAAACAGCATCTTTTTAGATCTCTTTGCAGGAACCGGAAGCATTGGAATTGAAGCGTTAAGCCGGGGGGCGCAAGAAGTTGTTTTCGTGGAAAAAGATCCCCAAAATGCTGACTTAATCCAGGAAAATTTGAAAATTACCAGATTTCTTGCCCAAGCGCAAATTTACAGGTGCGATGCTTTCAAGGCCCTTAATCTTTTAAAAAAGAGGGAATACGGGTTCGACCTGATCTTTGTTGACCCTCCCTTCAGACAGGGTTTAGTGGCACCAACTCTGAATTGCCTGTACCGGCTAAAACTTTTGCGTCCAGGGGGGTTGATTATTACCCGGAGCGCCTTCGGGGAGGAAATAACGGCAAACAGGTTGCCAGTTCGGGAGGAGAGGTATGGAGACAGTGTTCTGAGATTTTACTCCGGGGAGTAA
- a CDS encoding PadR family transcriptional regulator, producing MEGAAVFHGGYPDDTDFKEHDEAWRCPGGPLKKFIQPCLLLLLRQKPAYGYELIENLTGFGLMQTPDPGAVYRNLRRMEEDGLVQSHWDTSGTGPPRRFYKLTGEGEDVLRAWVLTIKKNKELLEEFLQRYCEITGEEL from the coding sequence ATGGAGGGGGCGGCAGTGTTCCACGGTGGCTACCCTGATGATACAGATTTTAAAGAACATGATGAAGCCTGGCGGTGCCCCGGGGGCCCTTTAAAAAAATTCATCCAGCCCTGTTTACTTCTCCTGCTGCGGCAAAAACCGGCTTATGGATACGAACTTATAGAAAATTTAACGGGATTCGGATTGATGCAAACACCCGACCCTGGCGCAGTTTACCGCAACCTGCGCCGGATGGAAGAAGATGGCCTGGTTCAATCGCACTGGGATACATCTGGTACAGGGCCACCCCGCCGCTTTTATAAACTAACTGGCGAAGGGGAAGATGTTCTTCGCGCCTGGGTGCTAACAATTAAGAAAAACAAAGAACTGCTTGAGGAATTCCTTCAGCGGTACTGTGAAATCACCGGGGAGGAATTATAA
- a CDS encoding MFS transporter yields MFRDRNVLLFSAAIILALSGQGFVVPFLPVYARQLGASYFEVGMLFAALEIAWALAVLPLGLLADRFGRKYFACAGFALLSLTPVAYALSRHPWQLIGFRCLQGISEALNFTIGTAYVAGMARKKGQAIGAYHSLANLGFALTPIPAGLLIDFLGIKKVFLIGAAVMGMGFLASLPAERDEPSNDQTRSVHFIKNRLVYLLSVLAVFPALTIGFCNAFLQVFFYELVPSERVVGFTITIYFISYSLAVLLAGHLTDSLGWRRPLLLGLFGSGVSFAALALARDVIRAGVSAGFLGLAQALASVPFTVRLAELFPGETAGSLSVLTVFRMAALAGGASLGGMFSQLTGLRPAFLLCGGIMFLGGALLVLMKKYTEYTG; encoded by the coding sequence ATGTTTAGGGACCGCAACGTCCTTTTATTCAGCGCAGCTATCATTCTGGCCCTGTCAGGGCAGGGCTTTGTCGTCCCCTTTCTCCCTGTTTATGCCCGGCAATTAGGAGCGAGCTATTTTGAAGTAGGGATGCTCTTTGCGGCCCTCGAGATTGCCTGGGCCCTGGCGGTGCTTCCGCTGGGACTGCTGGCCGATAGATTCGGGAGGAAATATTTTGCCTGTGCCGGGTTTGCGCTGCTTTCATTGACTCCGGTGGCCTATGCCTTATCCCGGCACCCCTGGCAACTGATCGGCTTCAGGTGCCTCCAGGGCATCAGCGAAGCCCTGAACTTTACCATTGGAACTGCCTATGTGGCCGGGATGGCCCGAAAAAAGGGGCAGGCCATCGGTGCCTACCACTCCCTGGCCAATCTGGGGTTTGCCCTTACTCCTATTCCTGCAGGCCTGCTTATCGATTTCCTGGGAATTAAAAAGGTCTTTTTAATCGGAGCAGCGGTGATGGGCATGGGTTTTCTGGCCTCGCTGCCTGCAGAGCGGGACGAGCCTTCCAATGATCAAACCAGATCCGTGCACTTCATAAAAAACCGGTTGGTTTACCTGCTCTCTGTGCTGGCTGTTTTCCCGGCTCTGACAATAGGTTTCTGCAATGCTTTCTTGCAGGTTTTCTTTTACGAGCTGGTTCCTTCTGAAAGAGTGGTCGGCTTCACCATAACCATTTACTTTATCAGCTACAGCCTGGCCGTCTTGCTGGCAGGGCATCTCACAGACTCCCTTGGGTGGCGGCGTCCCTTGCTCCTGGGCCTCTTCGGGAGCGGGGTCAGTTTCGCTGCCCTGGCCCTGGCTCGGGACGTCATCCGGGCAGGGGTAAGCGCAGGGTTTCTCGGCCTTGCCCAGGCCCTGGCCTCCGTTCCTTTCACGGTCAGGCTGGCCGAACTCTTTCCAGGAGAAACTGCCGGCAGTTTAAGCGTTCTAACAGTTTTTCGGATGGCCGCCCTGGCCGGCGGCGCCTCCCTGGGTGGAATGTTTTCCCAGTTAACGGGGTTGAGGCCGGCGTTTTTGCTTTGTGGCGGAATCATGTTTTTGGGAGGTGCATTGCTGGTTTTGATGAAAAAATACACCGAATACACCGGGTAA
- a CDS encoding ABC transporter permease, protein MPKRAVFGACFLCLVCLLAAFAPLISPGDPTATSLDRASQAPSFRHPFGTDDLGGDVLSRCLYGARVSLLVGFLVAVITTVLGVAIGLVSGYWGGILDNILMRCVDIFNSLPNIVVYIVLLAYFKPGLANVVLVLALTGWTATARVIRSETLSLREREFVLAARALGASRGYLIFFHILPNVVAPMLVAATFSVAHAILAESTLSFLGLGIPPHEPSWGNIIMEEMDDLMAGVWWTVFFPGLALISTVLAVNSLGEGLKEMLEAGRGARNV, encoded by the coding sequence GTGCCGAAAAGAGCTGTCTTTGGTGCTTGCTTTCTCTGTCTTGTTTGCCTTTTGGCTGCTTTTGCTCCGCTGATTTCTCCCGGTGATCCCACGGCAACTTCCCTGGACAGGGCCAGCCAGGCACCTTCTTTCAGACACCCCTTTGGCACAGATGACCTGGGCGGGGATGTCCTGAGCCGGTGCCTTTACGGGGCCCGGGTTTCCCTGCTGGTCGGGTTCCTGGTGGCCGTAATCACCACCGTGCTGGGGGTCGCTATCGGCCTGGTCTCCGGGTATTGGGGAGGCATTCTGGACAACATCTTGATGCGCTGCGTGGATATCTTCAACTCTCTACCGAATATCGTTGTTTACATTGTACTCCTCGCCTACTTTAAACCGGGGCTTGCCAATGTGGTCCTTGTGTTAGCTCTTACCGGCTGGACGGCCACCGCCCGGGTGATCCGGAGCGAAACGCTCTCGTTGAGAGAAAGAGAATTTGTGCTGGCTGCCAGGGCGCTGGGTGCCTCAAGGGGATATCTCATCTTTTTTCACATCCTGCCCAATGTCGTTGCTCCCATGCTGGTCGCCGCTACCTTCAGCGTAGCCCACGCCATTCTGGCGGAGTCCACGTTGAGTTTTCTGGGCCTTGGCATCCCGCCGCATGAGCCGAGCTGGGGGAACATTATCATGGAAGAGATGGACGATCTGATGGCCGGTGTCTGGTGGACGGTTTTCTTTCCGGGCCTGGCCCTTATTTCCACCGTACTGGCGGTGAATTCTTTGGGCGAAGGTTTAAAGGAAATGCTTGAGGCCGGAAGGGGAGCCAGAAATGTTTAG
- the pta gene encoding phosphate acetyltransferase — MAVVGPKHPIMEYVWERARQGQKRIVLPETEDERTLLAAEMIHKAGLAKVILVGKEDEVRKKAKEAGANIDDLPVIDPDKYEKTEEYAQKLMEIRKGKIASLDEARNLLKDYLYFGVTMVKLDDADGMVAGASHTTADVLRPAFQIIKTAPGISIASAYFAMIVPDCSYGENGFFLYADSGGHPNPTAEELADIAITTCLTIKNIFGVKEAYAAMLSYSTKGSATHPIVDKVIEATKIANQKRPDLFIDGELQGDAALVPEIGKKKAPGSPVAGRANCLIFPDLNCGNIAYKLTERLAKAEAYGPLVQGLDKPINDLSRGCKPTDIVNVAAVVAVKAMVPYGTR, encoded by the coding sequence ATGGCTGTCGTAGGACCCAAGCATCCCATCATGGAGTATGTGTGGGAGAGGGCCCGCCAGGGTCAAAAGCGCATCGTTCTTCCGGAAACGGAAGATGAAAGGACTTTGCTTGCCGCAGAAATGATCCACAAGGCGGGGCTGGCCAAGGTGATTCTGGTTGGGAAGGAGGATGAGGTTCGCAAGAAGGCCAAGGAGGCGGGAGCGAATATTGACGACCTGCCGGTAATCGATCCGGATAAGTACGAAAAGACCGAGGAATATGCCCAGAAATTAATGGAGATCAGGAAGGGAAAGATTGCGTCCCTTGATGAGGCAAGAAACTTGTTAAAGGATTATCTTTATTTCGGAGTTACAATGGTCAAGCTGGATGACGCCGACGGTATGGTTGCCGGGGCCAGTCATACCACAGCAGATGTTTTAAGACCTGCTTTTCAAATTATTAAAACAGCTCCCGGAATCTCAATTGCCTCTGCTTATTTTGCCATGATTGTGCCTGACTGTTCCTATGGGGAAAATGGATTCTTCCTCTATGCCGATTCCGGAGGTCATCCTAATCCCACCGCGGAGGAGCTTGCTGACATCGCAATTACCACCTGCTTGACCATCAAAAACATTTTCGGCGTGAAAGAGGCTTATGCTGCCATGCTCTCTTATTCGACAAAGGGAAGCGCCACCCACCCCATCGTTGACAAGGTGATTGAAGCCACCAAGATCGCCAATCAGAAGCGTCCCGATCTTTTCATTGACGGGGAACTGCAGGGAGATGCCGCCCTTGTTCCCGAAATCGGGAAAAAGAAGGCACCGGGCAGCCCTGTGGCAGGCCGTGCAAACTGCCTCATCTTCCCTGATCTGAACTGCGGAAACATCGCATATAAATTAACAGAGCGCCTGGCCAAGGCCGAGGCTTATGGACCACTGGTACAGGGTCTGGATAAGCCCATCAACGACCTTTCCCGGGGCTGCAAGCCGACCGACATCGTCAATGTTGCAGCAGTTGTGGCAGTAAAAGCAATGGTTCCGTACGGCACCCGCTAA
- a CDS encoding sporulation integral membrane protein YlbJ, with amino-acid sequence MLARRMLSNFELRRTGISFFWIFIFLSFGIGMICFPVVVLRAARRGLEVWWEIVLPSLLPFFIISDLLMNLGFIAFFGTFLEPVMRPLFNLPGSGGFILAVSYLSGFPLCAVLTARLRQTNLCTKDEGERLLSFTSNASPLFMLGAVSAGMFQNPALGPLIAGIHYFSNFLCGVILKFFSRISPGHPPRSGMSKESLLASALRAFQKASRLKEQGFGALLGETIRSTTITLLTIGGFITLFSVLLGILQAVGLFAAITRILNPLAAFFNFDPSLFRPLLYGFFEITIGINEASKVNGSLLQQLMMVEAILAWNGLAVQAQVAGMVAGTDLRILTYILTRFLQAAIAVSLTCIFTCSPVQAILAISPRDPLVWAAVFLTGAITFCIISFARSFRKKVIIIR; translated from the coding sequence ATGCTGGCACGGAGAATGCTTTCCAACTTTGAACTCCGAAGAACTGGCATATCTTTTTTCTGGATTTTCATCTTTCTAAGTTTTGGCATCGGGATGATTTGCTTTCCTGTCGTTGTCCTCCGGGCCGCCCGGCGGGGTTTAGAGGTGTGGTGGGAAATAGTTCTGCCCAGCCTCCTCCCTTTTTTCATCATTTCTGATCTTCTCATGAATTTGGGCTTTATCGCTTTTTTCGGGACCTTTCTGGAACCGGTAATGCGGCCCCTCTTCAATCTGCCGGGAAGCGGCGGATTTATTCTGGCCGTGAGCTACCTTTCGGGTTTTCCTTTATGTGCAGTTCTTACTGCTCGCCTGCGCCAGACGAACCTCTGCACCAAGGACGAAGGAGAAAGGCTTTTATCCTTCACCAGCAATGCCAGCCCTCTCTTCATGTTGGGGGCTGTAAGCGCGGGAATGTTTCAAAATCCGGCGCTGGGCCCCTTGATCGCCGGGATCCATTACTTTTCGAATTTTTTATGCGGGGTGATCCTCAAATTTTTTTCTCGGATTTCTCCTGGTCATCCCCCGCGATCTGGAATGTCAAAGGAATCCCTTTTAGCCAGCGCCCTCAGGGCCTTTCAAAAGGCTTCACGGCTTAAAGAACAGGGCTTCGGGGCCCTGCTGGGGGAGACAATTCGCAGCACAACCATTACTCTTCTCACCATTGGAGGCTTCATCACCCTCTTCTCGGTACTGCTAGGGATTCTCCAAGCGGTGGGCTTGTTTGCAGCAATTACCAGGATTTTAAATCCCCTTGCCGCATTTTTCAATTTTGATCCTTCTTTATTCCGGCCTTTGTTGTACGGTTTTTTTGAAATTACAATTGGAATCAACGAAGCAAGCAAAGTTAACGGTTCTCTACTTCAACAACTGATGATGGTCGAAGCAATTTTAGCATGGAACGGACTTGCCGTTCAGGCTCAGGTAGCAGGAATGGTTGCAGGAACCGACCTCCGGATTTTGACTTACATTTTAACGCGGTTTCTCCAGGCTGCAATTGCGGTTTCGCTGACTTGCATCTTCACCTGCTCCCCGGTTCAAGCAATTTTAGCCATCTCTCCCCGGGACCCTCTGGTCTGGGCGGCGGTTTTCCTGACTGGAGCAATTACCTTTTGCATCATCTCTTTTGCCAGATCTTTTCGAAAAAAAGTAATTATCATTCGCTGA
- the coaD gene encoding pantetheine-phosphate adenylyltransferase produces the protein MKVAVYPGSFDPITYGHLDIIERAALIFDKVIVAVCINPGKQPLFSIEERVEMITRECKHLPNVEVGSFRGLLSDFVRQQEARAIVRGLRAISDFESEFQMALMNRKLNPAAETVFLVSQPKYSYLSSSIVKEIASLGGDVTGFVSDQVASRLKEKFLQNCKR, from the coding sequence ATGAAAGTTGCGGTTTACCCTGGCAGTTTTGATCCGATCACTTACGGCCACCTGGATATCATCGAAAGGGCTGCCCTAATCTTTGATAAAGTTATTGTGGCTGTATGTATCAACCCCGGGAAACAACCCCTCTTTTCGATAGAAGAAAGGGTGGAGATGATCACGCGGGAGTGCAAGCACCTCCCAAATGTTGAGGTGGGATCTTTTAGAGGATTGTTGAGTGACTTTGTGCGCCAGCAGGAAGCTCGCGCCATTGTCCGGGGTCTGCGCGCGATCTCAGATTTTGAAAGCGAATTTCAAATGGCCCTGATGAACCGGAAGCTTAATCCTGCGGCGGAAACGGTCTTTCTGGTCTCGCAGCCGAAATATTCTTACTTAAGTTCAAGCATCGTCAAGGAGATCGCAAGCCTGGGTGGAGATGTCACGGGTTTTGTTTCAGATCAGGTAGCCTCACGACTGAAGGAAAAATTTCTGCAGAATTGCAAGCGGTAA
- a CDS encoding DUF89 family protein: MLRFHDCAPCLVRQALDAARLAATDEQVQERVLRKVLAAFAEVSFTQYPARLSYLAHSIVKRETGCSDPYRPLKHFFNKASRRLYPRLKEIVRTSENSLEAAVKIAIAGNIIDFAIRDLETVNRTIEDTLEKPFAINHFREFREAVEKAKKILYIGDNAGETFFDRILIEKLPFEKLSYVVKGGPIINDATKEDAIFAGLPELVEVVDTGSDTPGTLLEACSPEFQERFQQADLVIAKGQANYETLQFCGKDIFFLLRVKCPIIARDTGRPIGSIVLQYKRAGQTF, from the coding sequence ATGTTGAGATTTCACGACTGCGCCCCCTGCCTGGTGAGGCAGGCTCTGGATGCGGCGCGGCTGGCCGCCACGGACGAACAGGTCCAAGAAAGAGTCCTCCGAAAAGTACTGGCAGCATTCGCAGAGGTCTCCTTTACGCAATACCCCGCCAGGCTCAGTTACCTGGCTCACAGCATTGTCAAGCGAGAAACCGGATGCTCAGACCCTTACCGGCCCCTGAAGCACTTTTTTAATAAAGCATCCCGCAGGCTGTACCCGCGCTTAAAAGAGATCGTCAGGACTTCCGAAAACAGCCTCGAGGCGGCAGTTAAAATAGCGATTGCCGGAAACATCATCGATTTTGCCATTCGGGATCTCGAGACGGTAAACAGAACAATCGAAGATACTCTGGAGAAGCCTTTCGCCATCAATCATTTTCGTGAATTTCGAGAGGCCGTTGAGAAAGCAAAAAAGATTCTTTATATCGGAGACAATGCCGGAGAAACCTTCTTCGACCGGATTCTCATCGAAAAACTTCCGTTTGAAAAGCTCAGTTATGTTGTAAAAGGAGGCCCGATCATCAACGATGCCACAAAAGAGGATGCAATTTTTGCAGGTTTACCTGAACTGGTGGAGGTAGTTGACACCGGTTCCGATACACCGGGCACCTTACTGGAAGCATGCTCACCAGAATTTCAGGAAAGGTTCCAACAGGCGGATCTGGTTATTGCAAAAGGGCAGGCGAACTACGAAACCCTTCAGTTTTGTGGAAAAGATATATTTTTCCTGCTCCGGGTGAAGTGCCCGATCATCGCCCGGGATACAGGCCGTCCAATAGGCAGCATCGTTTTACAATATAAAAGGGCAGGCCAAACTTTTTGA
- a CDS encoding adenosylcobalamin-dependent ribonucleoside-diphosphate reductase, with product MELTEAGWAVFRSRYAQKDDTGKVIESPAEAVWRIANAAALAEKPLQRASWAEKFAAIIDQKKFIPSTPIWANVGKPERPWQPSACFVLAVEDSLESMYETLKQTALVCKWGGGVGFNFSSIRPRGDFIRSTKGRASGVVELIRLYDASAAMVKQGGIRRGAFMGILNVDHPEIFDFINAKKEGGLENFNLSVGITDSFMEAVFNQGEWSLKFRGETRRTVKARDLWEAIVNAAWACGDPGLIFLDRLQEANPVPGNLLNATNPCGEQPLSPGESCLLGSINLAQIVTAEKGIAKINWEELAAITEVALRFLDNLIDVAQYPLAFIGEKSRATRKVGLGVLGLHDLLIRLRLPYDSHEGRQKAREVLRHIRLTAYRYSAQLAREKGCFPQWKDSIFYPTQPMRNASCITIAPTGTITLLAGTEGYGIEPIFAVAYRKETEAGTIPVFSSLFRHFCNQHRVPERALDEVAAKGSCQGVAGIPDQLQKLFKGAYEIAPEDHLAMQIELQQEVDNAISKTINLPLTSTVEDLDFIYKRAFTGRLKGITVFRAGSKPGVITLGDLGEKPSLSCSSRWICTGCEDPS from the coding sequence ATGGAACTTACAGAGGCAGGCTGGGCCGTTTTTCGAAGTCGTTACGCCCAAAAAGACGATACCGGAAAAGTGATCGAAAGCCCTGCAGAGGCCGTTTGGAGGATAGCAAATGCGGCAGCACTTGCCGAAAAACCGCTTCAGCGGGCTTCTTGGGCAGAAAAGTTCGCCGCGATCATCGACCAGAAAAAATTTATCCCAAGCACCCCCATCTGGGCCAACGTGGGAAAACCGGAGCGGCCCTGGCAGCCGAGCGCCTGTTTTGTTCTGGCAGTGGAGGACTCCCTCGAGTCCATGTATGAAACCTTGAAGCAAACTGCCCTTGTCTGTAAATGGGGAGGAGGGGTTGGCTTTAATTTCAGTTCTATCCGGCCGCGTGGAGATTTTATTCGTTCCACAAAAGGAAGGGCAAGCGGCGTTGTAGAGTTGATCAGGCTCTACGACGCCTCGGCTGCAATGGTAAAACAAGGGGGCATCCGGAGAGGCGCCTTCATGGGAATTCTCAACGTGGATCACCCCGAAATTTTTGATTTTATCAATGCCAAAAAGGAAGGCGGCTTAGAAAATTTTAACCTTTCTGTGGGAATCACTGATTCCTTTATGGAGGCCGTATTTAACCAAGGAGAATGGAGCCTCAAGTTTAGGGGGGAAACAAGGAGAACCGTAAAAGCCCGAGATTTATGGGAGGCGATTGTCAATGCCGCCTGGGCGTGTGGAGATCCAGGTTTAATTTTTCTTGACCGGCTTCAAGAGGCGAATCCGGTGCCGGGAAATCTTTTAAACGCCACCAATCCATGCGGTGAACAGCCTCTCTCACCGGGAGAAAGCTGCCTGCTGGGTTCCATCAACCTTGCCCAAATAGTGACGGCCGAAAAGGGGATCGCAAAAATAAATTGGGAAGAACTGGCCGCAATCACAGAGGTCGCCCTGCGCTTTCTCGATAACCTGATTGATGTCGCCCAGTATCCGCTTGCTTTTATCGGGGAAAAGTCCCGCGCCACGAGAAAGGTTGGTCTTGGCGTCTTGGGGTTGCACGATCTGTTGATCCGGCTCCGGCTTCCGTATGACAGCCATGAAGGGCGCCAAAAGGCAAGGGAGGTGCTCCGCCACATCCGCCTGACCGCATACCGCTATTCAGCTCAACTGGCGCGGGAAAAGGGGTGTTTTCCCCAGTGGAAAGACTCAATCTTTTATCCAACACAGCCCATGCGAAACGCCTCCTGCATCACCATCGCCCCTACCGGAACCATTACCCTTCTTGCCGGCACCGAAGGGTACGGAATCGAGCCGATTTTTGCAGTTGCCTACCGCAAAGAGACGGAAGCAGGAACAATCCCCGTTTTTTCAAGTCTTTTTCGCCATTTCTGCAACCAGCATCGAGTTCCGGAAAGGGCTTTAGATGAAGTTGCTGCCAAGGGCTCCTGTCAGGGAGTGGCCGGAATCCCGGATCAGCTTCAAAAATTATTTAAAGGGGCTTACGAAATTGCTCCAGAAGATCATCTGGCAATGCAGATCGAACTCCAGCAGGAGGTTGATAATGCGATTTCCAAAACGATCAATCTTCCCCTAACAAGCACCGTGGAGGATTTAGATTTCATCTACAAAAGAGCTTTCACGGGGAGGCTGAAAGGCATTACAGTTTTTCGGGCAGGGAGTAAACCTGGAGTTATTACTTTAGGAGATTTAGGAGAGAAACCCTCCCTATCCTGTTCTTCGCGGTGGATTTGCACCGGTTGCGAAGATCCCAGTTAA
- a CDS encoding DUF4198 domain-containing protein, which translates to MKSRSLRDTTHLVIRGHEGWLDVGRVHYHPGAPVEVFFKWGHNMKPDGLCQKERLQAYLVDPEGIKENLNLYDHDDLSYALSFTPAKEGFYQVVVEQDGIVTVTVDGKYLLLPKKDCQFPLEAAAFTQYARAIIPVGHDLEGEVRPAGNALELAPLLWKTWRAGDRLRLHALFRGQPVAGVKITFVDGDSPDVGEPLVKETGEDGLVDFTLSESGRYLILARYVDETDAKEGYYDQRRFTATLPLLVTR; encoded by the coding sequence ATGAAGTCCAGATCGCTTCGGGATACGACCCACCTCGTCATCCGGGGCCACGAGGGGTGGCTCGATGTAGGCCGCGTGCACTACCACCCCGGCGCTCCTGTCGAGGTCTTTTTCAAGTGGGGGCACAACATGAAGCCGGACGGGTTGTGCCAGAAAGAAAGGCTCCAGGCTTACCTGGTTGACCCTGAGGGAATCAAAGAAAACTTGAATCTCTACGATCACGACGATCTTTCCTACGCCCTTTCTTTCACTCCGGCAAAGGAGGGTTTCTATCAGGTCGTTGTGGAGCAGGACGGGATTGTAACGGTTACGGTCGACGGCAAATACCTGCTTTTGCCCAAAAAAGACTGCCAGTTTCCCCTGGAAGCCGCGGCCTTCACCCAGTATGCGCGGGCAATTATCCCGGTCGGCCACGACCTGGAAGGGGAGGTCAGGCCGGCAGGCAATGCCCTGGAGCTTGCGCCGCTGCTCTGGAAGACCTGGCGGGCCGGTGATCGTTTAAGGCTGCATGCTCTGTTCCGGGGCCAGCCTGTGGCAGGTGTGAAAATAACCTTCGTCGACGGGGATTCGCCTGATGTGGGCGAACCTCTTGTAAAAGAAACGGGAGAAGACGGTCTCGTGGACTTTACGTTAAGTGAATCGGGTCGCTACCTGATCCTGGCAAGATACGTGGATGAAACCGACGCAAAAGAGGGGTACTACGACCAGCGGCGTTTTACCGCGACCCTCCCGCTCCTGGTGACCAGGTGA